One window from the genome of Cryobacterium sp. GrIS_2_6 encodes:
- a CDS encoding cystathionine beta-synthase: MKIADTILDLIGNTPLVKLNKVTEGISATVLVKLEYFNPGGSAKDRIATRIIDAAERDGLLLPGGTIVEPTSGNTGVGLALVAQQRGYRCVFVLPDKVGEDKRNVLTAYGAEVVVTPTSVAPDAPESYYSVSDRLAREIPGAFKPNQYANPNGPLSHYESTGPEIWRDTEGTVTHFVAGVGTGGTITGTGRYLREVSGDTVRIIGADPEGSVYSGGTGRPYLVEGVGEDFWPAAYDPAVVHEVIAVSDADSFAMTRRLALEEGILVGGSSGMAVVAALRAAATLPADAVVVVLLPDGGRGYLGKIFNDKWMRSYGFSNAPAGHTVADLLESKTGTLPAFVYVHPIDTVRDAIEAMTVSSVSQLLVLTAKPPVVMGEVLGAIDERHLMELVFSGEAKLTDKVSAYVGDSLPMIGVNEPVAAARAAFAHDDALLVTADGKPLGVITRHDLLTYLSA, translated from the coding sequence ATGAAGATTGCAGACACCATCCTCGACCTCATCGGCAACACGCCGCTGGTCAAACTGAACAAGGTCACCGAGGGGATCAGCGCGACCGTGCTGGTCAAGCTCGAGTACTTCAACCCGGGCGGCTCCGCGAAAGACCGGATCGCGACCCGCATCATCGACGCTGCCGAGCGTGACGGCCTGCTGTTGCCCGGCGGGACCATCGTCGAGCCCACGTCCGGCAACACCGGCGTCGGCCTCGCCCTGGTCGCGCAGCAGCGCGGCTACCGGTGCGTGTTCGTGCTTCCGGACAAGGTCGGCGAAGACAAGCGCAACGTTCTCACCGCGTACGGCGCCGAGGTCGTCGTGACCCCGACATCCGTCGCCCCCGACGCCCCCGAGTCGTACTACAGCGTCTCCGACCGGCTCGCCCGGGAGATCCCCGGCGCCTTCAAGCCCAACCAGTACGCCAACCCGAACGGGCCGCTCAGCCACTACGAGTCGACCGGGCCGGAGATCTGGCGCGACACCGAGGGCACCGTCACCCACTTCGTCGCGGGCGTCGGCACCGGCGGCACGATCACCGGAACCGGGCGCTACCTGCGGGAGGTTTCCGGCGACACGGTCCGGATCATCGGCGCGGACCCGGAAGGCTCGGTCTACTCCGGCGGCACCGGCAGGCCCTACCTCGTCGAAGGCGTCGGCGAGGACTTCTGGCCGGCGGCATACGACCCCGCCGTCGTGCATGAGGTCATCGCCGTCTCTGACGCCGACTCCTTCGCCATGACCAGGCGCCTCGCGCTCGAAGAGGGCATCCTCGTCGGCGGTTCGAGCGGCATGGCCGTCGTCGCGGCCCTTCGCGCCGCCGCGACCCTCCCGGCCGACGCCGTCGTCGTCGTGCTGCTGCCCGACGGCGGTCGCGGCTACCTCGGCAAGATCTTCAACGACAAGTGGATGCGCAGCTACGGCTTCAGCAACGCCCCGGCCGGGCACACCGTGGCAGACCTCCTCGAGAGCAAGACCGGCACCCTGCCTGCCTTCGTCTACGTGCACCCGATCGACACCGTGCGCGACGCGATCGAGGCCATGACCGTTTCGAGCGTCTCCCAGCTGCTCGTGTTGACCGCCAAGCCGCCGGTCGTGATGGGCGAGGTGCTCGGCGCGATCGACGAGCGCCACCTGATGGAGCTCGTCTTCTCCGGTGAGGCGAAACTCACCGACAAGGTCAGCGCCTATGTCGGTGATTCCCTGCCGATGATCGGCGTCAACGAACCCGTCGCGGCCGCCCGTGCCGCCTTCGCCCACGACGATGCCCTCCTCGTCACCGCCGATGGCAAGCCCCTCGGCGTCATCACCCGCCACGACCTCCTCACCTACCTCAGCGCCTGA
- a CDS encoding cystathionine gamma-synthase: protein MPSTPNFDTLAIHAGQEFDPTTGAVIPPVYLTSTYVQESIGHLRGGYEYSRGGNPTRTVLETLLAALEGGAHGLSFASGLAAEDTILRALLAPGDHIVLGNDVYGGTHRLINTVHGAVGIRNTTVDLSDLAAVEAAIIPGETKILWVETPSNPLMKISDIGALAAIGHRFGVTVIVDNTFASPALQHPLAFGADVVVHSTTKYLGGHSDVLGGALVINDDALYQKAQFLQFATGPVSAPLDAWLTVRGIKTLSVRMDRHCSNAQAIAEHLDGHPALEAVYYPGLPNHPGHELAKRQMSGFGGMLSIAFAGGAAAARAFAESTKLFQLAESLGGVESLVNYPAEMTHASVRGTELEVADNIIRLSVGIEDKADLIADLDAALAAVSRFARP from the coding sequence ATGCCCAGCACCCCGAACTTCGACACCCTCGCCATCCACGCCGGACAGGAATTCGACCCGACGACCGGAGCCGTCATCCCGCCGGTCTACCTGACCTCGACCTATGTCCAGGAGAGCATCGGCCACCTGCGCGGCGGCTACGAATACAGCCGCGGCGGGAACCCGACGCGCACCGTTCTCGAGACCTTGCTCGCCGCCCTGGAGGGTGGCGCGCACGGCCTGTCGTTCGCGAGCGGCCTCGCCGCGGAGGACACCATCCTGCGTGCCCTGCTCGCGCCCGGCGATCACATCGTGCTCGGCAACGACGTCTACGGCGGAACGCACCGTCTGATCAACACGGTTCACGGCGCGGTCGGCATCCGCAACACGACCGTGGACCTGTCCGATCTCGCCGCCGTCGAGGCCGCGATCATTCCCGGTGAAACGAAGATCCTCTGGGTCGAGACGCCGAGCAACCCCCTCATGAAGATCAGCGACATCGGCGCGCTGGCCGCGATCGGGCATCGTTTCGGCGTCACCGTGATCGTCGACAACACGTTTGCGAGCCCCGCCCTGCAGCATCCGCTGGCGTTCGGCGCCGACGTCGTCGTGCACTCGACCACCAAGTACCTCGGCGGTCACTCCGACGTCCTCGGCGGGGCCCTCGTGATCAATGACGATGCGCTCTACCAGAAGGCGCAGTTCCTGCAGTTCGCCACCGGACCCGTCTCCGCGCCCCTCGACGCCTGGCTCACCGTGCGCGGCATCAAGACCCTCTCGGTGCGGATGGACCGACACTGCTCCAACGCGCAGGCGATCGCCGAACACCTCGACGGCCATCCAGCCCTCGAAGCCGTCTACTACCCCGGCCTGCCGAACCACCCCGGCCACGAGCTCGCCAAACGCCAGATGAGCGGCTTCGGCGGCATGCTCTCGATCGCGTTCGCCGGCGGGGCCGCCGCGGCCCGCGCCTTCGCCGAGTCCACGAAGCTCTTCCAGCTCGCCGAGTCCCTCGGCGGCGTCGAGTCCCTCGTGAACTACCCCGCCGAGATGACGCACGCCTCGGTGCGCGGAACCGAACTCGAGGTCGCCGACAACATCATCCGCCTCTCCGTCGGCATCGAGGACAAGGCCGACCTGATCGCCGACCTCGACGCTGCCCTCGCCGCGGTCTCCCGCTTCGCTCGTCCCTAA
- a CDS encoding amino acid permease has protein sequence MTPPTDAPASPVPTGSGSLGLLQGTALYIAAVLGTGILVLPGLAAAAAGPASLLAVLIVFVLSIPLAGTFAALAARYPDPGGVASYVRTALGQTWARMTGYWFFFGVGFGAPVVAMLGAEYVVAILGVDPAAVPVIALLILVPPFVSNYLGVRVSGAAQLILTGALLVIVIGVVTVAFPAAKPGNFQPFLTHGWTGVGAAVSLFVWAFAGWEVGTHIAGEFRNPRRVIPAATAIALVVVGAAYLALQYVTVAVLGGAAGTGAVPLLALVAQAPGGVGPVSVAVIAAIVALGVLNVYLGAFAKLGASLGRDGDLPLWLARGVESGGVPRRSLTVVAVLTGGYFTIMVTQHLPLSVFILIHTSSMVAIYTLGMIAAVRLLDRYSLGWWLAAVSVALTGALLVLAGPNLLVPAVLALVAVVIDRVKKRRTNPLRSRTPEHSRGSARSTRPRPARTAQENT, from the coding sequence ATGACCCCGCCGACGGATGCCCCCGCGAGCCCCGTTCCCACAGGCTCCGGGAGTCTGGGCCTGCTGCAGGGCACCGCGTTGTACATCGCCGCTGTCCTCGGCACCGGGATCCTGGTGCTGCCCGGACTCGCCGCCGCTGCTGCAGGGCCGGCCTCCCTGCTCGCGGTCCTGATCGTCTTCGTGCTGTCCATCCCGCTCGCGGGCACGTTCGCGGCCCTTGCCGCCCGATACCCGGACCCCGGCGGCGTGGCTAGCTACGTCCGAACGGCCCTCGGCCAGACGTGGGCGCGGATGACCGGCTACTGGTTCTTCTTCGGCGTCGGCTTCGGCGCCCCGGTCGTCGCGATGCTCGGCGCGGAATACGTCGTCGCGATCCTCGGGGTGGACCCGGCCGCCGTACCGGTCATCGCCCTGCTGATCCTCGTTCCACCGTTCGTGTCCAACTACCTCGGCGTGCGGGTCTCCGGAGCCGCGCAGCTCATCCTCACCGGAGCGCTGCTCGTCATCGTCATCGGGGTCGTCACCGTCGCCTTCCCCGCCGCAAAACCGGGAAACTTCCAGCCGTTCCTGACCCACGGCTGGACCGGGGTCGGCGCCGCCGTCAGCCTATTCGTCTGGGCCTTCGCCGGATGGGAGGTCGGCACCCACATCGCGGGGGAGTTCCGCAATCCCCGCCGCGTCATCCCGGCGGCGACGGCGATCGCGCTCGTGGTCGTCGGCGCGGCCTACCTCGCGCTGCAGTACGTGACGGTAGCCGTCCTCGGCGGTGCTGCGGGAACGGGCGCTGTCCCCCTCCTCGCCCTCGTCGCCCAGGCGCCCGGCGGCGTCGGCCCGGTCTCCGTCGCGGTGATCGCAGCGATCGTCGCCCTCGGGGTGCTCAACGTGTACCTGGGCGCGTTCGCCAAGCTCGGCGCCTCGCTCGGTCGCGACGGCGACCTCCCGCTCTGGCTCGCCCGCGGTGTCGAATCCGGCGGCGTCCCGCGCCGCAGCCTCACCGTGGTTGCCGTACTCACCGGTGGGTACTTCACGATCATGGTGACGCAACACCTGCCCCTGTCGGTCTTCATCCTGATCCACACGAGCTCCATGGTCGCGATCTACACCCTCGGCATGATCGCCGCCGTGCGCCTCCTGGACCGCTACAGCCTTGGCTGGTGGCTCGCAGCGGTGAGCGTGGCCCTCACCGGCGCGCTGCTCGTGCTCGCGGGTCCGAACCTCCTCGTTCCCGCCGTGCTCGCCCTCGTCGCCGTCGTCATCGACCGGGTCAAGAAGCGCCGAACGAACCCCCTGCGCTCGCGCACACCCGAACATTCGCGCGGAAGTGCCCGCTCAACACGTCCCCGCCCAGCCCGAACCGCCCAGGAGAACACATGA
- a CDS encoding cyclase family protein has product MSVARARLIDLSHTIRAGLVTYPGLPAPVIEPFLTRAASRSAYAPGTEFTMDVITLIGNTGTYLDSPYHRYEGGTDLAGLDLITLVDLPAEVFHLTDAATRGIPAAAFAERGSDLAGSAVLIHTGWDRHFGTPEYTAGAPFLTDVAVKFLVGAGVALVGIDSLNIDDTEGSGERPAHSALFAAGIHVVEHLTGLGDVPASGGTFSAVPPKIEGFGTFPVRAFARVPCPAS; this is encoded by the coding sequence ATGAGCGTTGCCCGTGCCCGCCTGATCGATCTCAGCCACACCATCCGGGCGGGCCTCGTTACGTACCCGGGGCTGCCGGCTCCCGTGATCGAGCCCTTCCTCACCCGTGCGGCCTCGCGCTCGGCCTACGCGCCAGGCACCGAATTCACCATGGACGTGATCACCCTGATCGGCAACACGGGCACCTACCTCGACAGTCCGTACCACCGCTACGAGGGTGGAACGGATCTCGCCGGCCTCGACCTCATTACCCTCGTCGACCTCCCCGCCGAGGTATTCCATCTGACTGATGCTGCGACCCGTGGCATTCCCGCAGCGGCATTCGCCGAGCGCGGCTCAGACTTGGCCGGTTCGGCCGTGCTCATCCACACCGGCTGGGACCGCCACTTCGGCACCCCGGAGTACACGGCGGGCGCTCCCTTCCTGACCGACGTTGCCGTCAAGTTCCTCGTCGGTGCCGGGGTGGCCCTCGTCGGGATCGACTCGCTCAACATCGACGACACCGAGGGGAGTGGGGAGCGGCCCGCCCATTCGGCCCTGTTCGCTGCCGGCATCCACGTCGTCGAGCACCTCACCGGGCTGGGGGACGTACCGGCCTCCGGCGGGACGTTCTCGGCGGTGCCTCCGAAGATCGAGGGCTTCGGCACCTTTCCGGTGCGGGCATTCGCGCGGGTGCCCTGCCCCGCCAGCTGA
- a CDS encoding LacI family DNA-binding transcriptional regulator — translation MTAELPTGRAPSIRDVARLAGVSHQTVSRVLNNHPSIRDSTRARVLQVIEELQYRPNRAARALSRGRSRTIGVLSASGAQYGPASSIAAIQDAAREAGYYVNTANLTSVDTVSIEAALDHLMYQSVEGIVVIAPQVRVFDVLEQLSIEVPYVTLQSTGRPNDHALSVDQIHGARLATRHLIDLGHRRIFHLAGPQDWIEAEARMRGFLEEMGAMDVPTTAPILGDWTADFGYHAGRELLRQRDFTAIFSSNDQMALGIMHAVRDAGLDIPRDVSIVGFDDIPEAAHFWPPLTTVRQDFAELGRRCIALLLGTIAGEDPDKFPAAIIPELIVRGSTGPPAF, via the coding sequence ATGACTGCCGAACTGCCCACTGGCCGGGCTCCCAGCATCCGGGACGTCGCACGCCTCGCCGGAGTCTCGCATCAGACCGTGTCGCGAGTCCTCAACAATCACCCGAGCATCCGGGACTCGACCAGGGCCCGCGTGCTGCAGGTGATCGAGGAGCTCCAATACCGGCCCAACCGGGCGGCCAGGGCGCTGTCGAGGGGGCGATCGCGCACCATTGGCGTGCTGTCGGCTTCTGGGGCTCAGTACGGCCCCGCGAGCAGCATCGCCGCGATCCAGGATGCGGCGCGGGAGGCGGGCTATTACGTCAACACCGCGAACCTGACCTCGGTCGACACTGTCTCGATCGAAGCGGCACTCGACCACCTGATGTACCAGTCGGTCGAGGGGATCGTGGTCATCGCACCCCAGGTCCGCGTCTTCGACGTCCTCGAACAGCTCTCGATCGAGGTGCCGTATGTCACACTCCAGTCGACGGGGCGGCCCAATGACCACGCGCTCTCCGTCGACCAGATCCACGGTGCACGACTGGCCACACGGCACCTCATCGACCTCGGGCACCGGCGCATCTTCCACCTCGCGGGGCCGCAGGACTGGATCGAGGCCGAGGCGCGGATGCGCGGATTCCTGGAGGAAATGGGGGCGATGGACGTGCCGACGACCGCCCCGATCCTCGGGGACTGGACGGCGGACTTCGGCTATCACGCCGGGCGCGAACTCTTGCGGCAACGCGACTTCACCGCGATCTTCTCCTCGAACGACCAGATGGCGCTCGGGATCATGCACGCGGTCAGGGACGCGGGGCTCGACATCCCGCGGGACGTGAGCATCGTCGGGTTCGACGACATTCCGGAGGCAGCACACTTCTGGCCGCCGCTCACGACCGTGCGCCAGGATTTCGCGGAACTGGGCCGCCGGTGCATCGCCCTCCTGCTCGGCACCATCGCCGGAGAGGACCCGGACAAGTTCCCTGCAGCGATCATTCCCGAGCTCATCGTCCGGGGCTCCACAGGGCCCCCCGCCTTCTGA
- a CDS encoding L-ribulose-5-phosphate 4-epimerase: MSTYGPQIEVAIARIRSDVADLHAELTRNGLVVWTGGNVSGRVPGADLFVIKPSGVDYADLAPENMILCDLDGAVIPGTPGSDRSPSSDTAAHAYVYRNMPEIGGVVHTHSTYATAWAARGEEIPCVITAMADEFGGPIPIGTFAIIGDDTIGRGIVAALTGHRSRAVLMQNHGPFTIGKDARDAVKAAVMVEDVARTVHIARQGGELIPIPQAAIDSLYNRYQNVYGQAPQGALE, encoded by the coding sequence ATGAGCACCTACGGACCCCAGATCGAGGTCGCGATCGCCCGTATCCGCTCCGATGTCGCCGACCTCCACGCCGAACTCACCCGCAACGGCCTGGTGGTCTGGACCGGCGGCAACGTCTCCGGCCGCGTTCCGGGCGCAGACCTTTTCGTGATCAAGCCGAGCGGCGTCGACTACGCCGACCTCGCCCCGGAGAACATGATCCTGTGCGACCTCGACGGCGCCGTGATCCCCGGCACCCCCGGCTCGGACCGTTCCCCGTCGAGCGACACCGCCGCCCACGCCTACGTCTACCGCAACATGCCCGAGATCGGCGGTGTCGTGCACACGCACTCCACCTACGCGACCGCCTGGGCCGCCCGCGGTGAGGAAATCCCCTGCGTGATCACGGCGATGGCCGACGAGTTCGGCGGCCCGATCCCGATCGGCACCTTCGCGATCATCGGTGACGACACGATCGGCCGCGGCATCGTCGCGGCGCTCACAGGACACCGGTCCCGGGCCGTCCTGATGCAGAACCACGGCCCGTTCACGATCGGCAAGGACGCCAGGGACGCGGTCAAGGCCGCGGTCATGGTCGAAGACGTCGCCCGCACCGTGCACATCGCCCGCCAGGGCGGCGAGCTCATCCCGATCCCGCAGGCCGCGATCGACTCCCTCTACAACCGC